The following coding sequences are from one Novosphingobium sp. Gsoil 351 window:
- a CDS encoding alpha/beta fold hydrolase: MPQIRVNGIDLNYVDRGDGDVIVLLHNVVSNITALEQNIAVLQNDFRVVACDLRGHGKTTHHDKQIGAREFYTFENISEDITLLLDHLRIERFSLVGQAYWGVSSAAHLFKRHPGRVDAILFAACDLIASPEGDAEPYAGLGEKAVANFERMIALAREQGMAAVYQERLESRTFWGPTVLGSPEILTLFERLHRETSPTAFANFPRFSQRTLCSILDKLQEHRTPAMLLLGSEDSHNSQMIANMRRMLPGIHVALLPFAVTISRSRTPGISMKRYSISSLVPSVADRSKAVPGPASFSRLRDRPRRGVHLGGFRKWDPVSERCRRATAGLLRRIGPADAEWTFGNGPFTADPSSTSSLSSWNSPKCTIIDEKLGWLGQRAA; encoded by the coding sequence ATGCCTCAGATTCGCGTCAACGGAATCGATCTCAATTATGTCGATCGTGGCGATGGTGATGTCATTGTCCTCCTTCACAACGTAGTATCGAACATCACTGCGCTTGAGCAGAATATAGCTGTTCTACAGAACGATTTTCGGGTGGTTGCCTGCGATCTTCGTGGTCACGGCAAGACAACACACCACGACAAACAAATCGGTGCACGAGAATTCTATACATTCGAAAATATTTCCGAGGACATTACGTTATTGCTCGATCATTTGCGAATAGAGCGATTCAGTCTCGTTGGTCAGGCATATTGGGGCGTCAGCAGTGCAGCTCACTTGTTCAAGCGCCATCCCGGGCGCGTCGACGCAATCCTTTTCGCCGCGTGCGATCTGATCGCCAGTCCGGAAGGGGACGCTGAACCTTATGCGGGCCTGGGCGAGAAAGCGGTCGCCAACTTCGAGCGGATGATCGCACTCGCCCGCGAGCAAGGTATGGCGGCGGTATACCAGGAGCGCCTTGAGTCGCGGACATTCTGGGGCCCTACCGTGCTAGGCAGCCCCGAGATCTTGACCCTATTCGAGCGGCTCCACCGAGAGACCTCGCCGACGGCGTTCGCAAATTTCCCGCGCTTCAGTCAACGAACGCTGTGCAGCATTCTCGACAAGCTGCAAGAACACCGCACGCCGGCGATGCTGCTGCTCGGATCCGAGGATTCGCACAACAGCCAGATGATTGCGAACATGCGACGGATGCTTCCGGGCATCCATGTCGCCCTGCTGCCCTTTGCGGTCACTATCTCACGATCGAGAACCCCCGGGATTTCAATGAAACGGTATTCAATTTCGTCACTGGTGCCCTCCGTCGCCGATCGTTCTAAAGCAGTGCCAGGGCCTGCATCCTTTTCGCGCCTGCGTGATCGCCCGAGACGAGGTGTTCATCTTGGCGGTTTTCGCAAGTGGGACCCCGTCTCGGAGCGCTGCCGGCGAGCAACGGCGGGACTGCTCCGCCGGATAGGCCCGGCGGACGCCGAATGGACCTTCGGCAACGGGCCTTTTACAGCCGACCCGAGCTCGACCTCATCGCTAAGCTCATGGAACTCCCCGAAATGCACTATCATTGACGAGAAGTTGGGATGGCTTGGACAAAGGGCGGCATAA
- a CDS encoding flavin reductase family protein — MGLTENCCTSVSPDSPHLLVSISNTAGFSLALRQASHFAIDVLHIGQQPASNCFARKSEDGFAATAWQASETRSSRVRSSAGGQSSRATRKPRSALTSRVAALRRAAGRRSVVAQDAPSAKR, encoded by the coding sequence ATCGGCTTGACCGAAAACTGCTGCACCTCGGTATCGCCCGATTCGCCACATCTGCTGGTTTCGATCAGCAACACCGCCGGTTTCTCCCTTGCGCTGCGCCAGGCCAGCCACTTCGCGATCGACGTGCTTCACATCGGCCAGCAGCCGGCGTCGAATTGTTTCGCCCGCAAAAGCGAGGACGGATTTGCCGCCACGGCCTGGCAGGCCAGCGAGACCCGTTCTAGCAGGGTCCGCTCGAGCGCTGGCGGTCAAAGTTCCCGGGCTACTCGAAAGCCGCGATCGGCGCTGACTTCGCGCGTTGCCGCCTTGCGCCGGGCAGCCGGCCGTAGATCGGTAGTCGCCCAGGACGCGCCTTCGGCCAAGCGATAG